The sequence AATGCCCCCAAACTCCTGTCATTCCTTAAACTATATGTGACATAACATTTTCAGTAGGCCCTTTTGTAAATTACTTCttattcataatttttttttaaattgtagatGTATTTTATTGCTGTTGGGGAATATTCAATAATTTATGCTCCATCTCTAGTCTTTTAATGGAAGATGGACTTTCATTTATTATACAACTAATAAATAAacactgacacccccccccccaatcactggTATGGAAAGAGTTCCTACTCTgaaggttccatttagccatcatAGATAATGGGATAGACTGGGAGAAAAAGGCAGACAAGAAACAGTCTCATCTCTGCTcccaaaaggagggaggaagagcctgCCCAGACAGTCTTGCACAGCTCGGtggggtagagcaggggtagtcaaactgcggccctccagatgtccatggactacaattcccaggagcccctgccagcattcgctggcaggggctcctgggaattgtagtccatggacatctggagggccgcagtttgactacccctggggtagagcaTCCCTGCATGGAGACCCAGTGCATTGTAGTAGTCAAGtacagtagactctaatctgaatAACAGGATTTGATTCCACAGACCTTCGCatgtgacctcgggccagttgcAGTtacctcagaactctctcagccccatctaccactagttctgcaagacagagctgtacagttgaggccagacataatGTCTAATTCTGCTGGCCTCTCTACGCGACCCCCACCAAGCTGAGATGCtatattttaaagcaaataaCCCCCTCCCTACTCCATAGAGACAATGCTatagttaattttaatatttaatatagttAATGTATGATTTTAAGGTACAAGATTTTAAGGTAAAcgttttaatgttattgttttaattagaACTAATTTTAACTCTATACAGGGATTTTATGGACCCATAAAATATAATCTGACCTGGGTTcccaaagacagacagacagacaaacagacagacgtacatacagtgcagtgcagtgcagtgcagtgcagtgcagtgcagtgctgtGCTTGTTGTGGGAGGAGTAAGGGAATTTGATTGTAagtcagtttgagactccttacggtagaggaaaggggggtataaaaacctctctTCTTTCCCTCAGTTGAAATAGGCTTTGGTGGGGCCACATGGCTCCTTCCCCAACTGGAGCAGGGCAAGGGCCATCGGTAGCAACTGCTGGCCTGGCATGAAGACTGTTAGGGTTGAAACACATCCTCCTTCCATCAGTACATAAATGACAGATAAAATCATCCTTTAACAAAACACTACTATCTCCCTCCAGGTGAGcggtatgtttaaaaaaaattttttttaagtgttgcaTCTCTTAAATGTGCACCATGTGTTTATTTATAAACTAGCAGTAAAGCCTTTTGCATgctggaatgcaatgggtgctaggtagGAGTTTCCTTTAAATGTTCCCCTTCTATTttcacaggcagctttgcttgtgaaggtggggggagggatttaaaaggaGTGGGTGGCCACTTACCAGCTGAGAATGACAGCTGCACCACCCAATCCCTTTAAATTCTCCAAGCTGGGGAGGAGATTAAACAGAGTGGGCGGCACAGCTGTCATTCTGAACTGGTAGGCAGCCTCCTGCTCCTTTAAATCCCTCCACCAACTTTcacaagcaaagctgcctgcattggggggggggatttaatggCCTTGCGAAACTCATTGCAATGAAATGTGCTGATGATCAGTGGCTTAGAGAGATTGAAAAGGAAGGAGAGCTGAATAGACTTATGGAGGATAGATCTATGTTGAttactaaaaaaacaaaaagggtaACAAAAACCTAACCTCATTAGACAAATTAGGAACCTAAGGGTTGAGCTGCAGAAGAAGTTTAtgtttaaaatccaaatatttattagAATCTGATGCAcataataacaatttaaaacactaaTAAAATCTCCATTCTATACTGTATAATACAATCAATAATCATATAGAAGATATGAGGAAGTAAAACCAGATGCATTTCAACCCTAACGgtcttcctcaatggtaaaataatttaaaatgcactTATCTAATAAAATAACCTTGGGGCTCGCTGGATGGCAAAAATATCTATAAGGTGATACTCCAACTACGTAATATGTGTTGTATATAAAGTTGTCTAATATGGAGCTCACGCTCTTAAATATTATTCAAAAGACCACCATTCTCAGTGTTGTCCCATTGTTATTCAAAACTGTGTTCTCGTGTTAAGCAGGTTATTATCCGAGGTAGAAGGCTGTCTCTGATGGTGAAATGTTAAGGAACAGTCAGGTAAGGTATGACCTTGTCTGTAGACCCTTCTTGAGGGTTTTCCTATGGAATCTGATTTGATTAACCACTGttagaaacaggatactggactgggaccgattatgcatggggagaAAAGGTGTTCACATGGCAGTGGGACATATTCCTGCTTGCACATGACATCGACGCtggcctggctccctcccagccctggcccactttagggcctccgatgcaagggaatgctgatttttttcatgttcctttttttttttttgctacagccaccatcagcagccatgctgggccaggTCAATTTGTACAGGCCCCTGCCAATgatgtcccagcagggacagaaaatgccctgttcagctttgcAGCACCGCAGAGCCAAACagggtgttttcttttttaccttACATGAAGGTGGAATTGCATTGTTACACAATCCCAGAACCTTTCCACAACTCTGTGGTGGACCATGTGTATCAGAGGAAATCATCCCCCATTTGTACATGGGAAGTGGCGGAGCATTCTGCTCCCTTACAAGAAACGGGTAGCAGCCCGGCATGGcctctgctgtgcataatcagtctagatcagggattcccaaccaggggttcgcAGGACCTCTGGAAGgggtttcccctcctcccttaatggactcagccacaagctagggaaccaaccATTTCTATTGCTCCATCTCCCGAGCATGAGTGTTCTCTCCTGGTTTCTTCACCTGGAAGGGAAGGAGCCTGCACACTTACGCCTGTCTTAAACCACATCctgtctcccccacacacacatcctccttgagcctgcctcttaatgcaggtgatgtcacttctagtgatatgtgacttctgggggggggggcatggcaaggagtcatggacagctgacatcatttccggggctcctcgaaacctaaaaaaattatttcaggggctcctcaatgttcaaaagattgaaaatggctgctccattTGGTCATTGGTCTTAGCCAAGACTGCtgctttttttaaatgcatttcacCCTTCAACATCAACTTGGTTTCATTATTCAAAGCCAACGCTTCCTGCTTTGATGTTGACATATGAAAtgacaaggattttttttctcctttaaaatggTAGTACTGAAACTGAGAGTCTAGTTGTGAATAGTGAAACTGTGggtgtcaaaaggttgaaaacctCTGCCCCAATGCAAATTGAGGCTGGCTGAGCTGGCAATATGCATTTTATTGACCAAACCAGTCTGAGCCGACAGTAACCAGGAAATTCTGAAGGGCTGACGCTTTGCATGCTCCTAGTGATGTCCTACATACTTTATTGTAGATAATGATAAGTTTGCAACAGAAGGCCAAAGCTGCCAGCTCCATTAGTCCTTAATTGTTTAGAAACTGGATATTGTGGATAGCACCCATGTGGGTCAGGGCCTGTATGCAGTCACTGCCTAGATGCTTGCCTTATGATCTAATTTCCCAGATCAAAACTCTTGAGATTGTTGCCACAAGTGTCAACATCTTCTCTCCTGACGACCACGTGATCCATGGCAACTTAACTATCAATCAAAATATATTCTTGCAGACTATCGTTATCCCACAGCTAATAGGCATGGCTGTTGGAAGCATGTCCAGAACAACATAAATATTAACATCACTATTAGGAAGGTCGGAGCAGTACAGTCTAACCCCAGGAATGTCACACGGTCATCATATCTTGCGCTGCAAAAATGCACCCACGTACATCTCATGAATTAAGAAAAACAAGGAGCTCCTAGAATACAAGCGTACGCACAGCCTTGGCATTGATCAACATCATAAAGCAACCTTTGGCTGCTGTAGCTGAACATTATTCCAGTCAGCTCCACCCGGCAGGTAGGCAGCGAAGGTTATATTTTAATAACACTCTGTTTGCATACTGCCACCCTGATAAGGTCACAGAACAAACATATACGTGCTGTTATTCCTGGTGCATCGCACAAACCCTgtgcttccctttctttctcctttacttgCTGTTTGTCATCGGAAAGAccaaggaaaacaaaatctgcctaataaaactgttcgtaaggggaaaagagaagaaaaccgACTAAATTGCGCAGTCAGGATGGGGCTTCCCAGCTCTAAGCATTCCAAGGCCAGGCAAGCCCAGATTTTGATGCTCGGCCTCGATTCAGCAGGGAAATCGACGCTTTTGTACAAGATGAAGTTCAACGAGGTCTTCCTAACGATGCCGACGGTTGGTTTCAACGTGGAGATGATTGAAACCGGAGGAAGCGTTGCCTTAACAGTGTGGGATGTTGGAGGCCAGCACAAAATGAGGACCGTTTGGAGCGACTACTTGGAAAACGCAGACAGCCTGGTCTACGTGGTGGACAGCACCGACAGACAACGCTTGGATGAGTCGAAGAGAGAGCTGGAGCTCATCTTGAAGAATGAAACGGTCAAGAATGTGCCTGTGATTCTCCTAGCAAACAAACAGGATCTCCCTGGAGCTTTGGACGCTGAGGAAATCACCAGGAAGTTTAACATGAAGAAACACTGTCCTGACCGGAACTGGTATGTACAGCCATGCTGCGCTCTTACGGGGGAAGGTCTGTCTGAGGCTCTCCGGAAGCTGACATCATTTGCCAAATCCTGCGTGAAATCTAAACAAGAAGCTTTTAAGATTTTCAAGCCAGATTAATTAATTTCTCTCTCGCCAAGGTATATTGGGTTGGGGTACTGATCGGTCTTCTAGTGGAGCATCTGGCATTTCAGGAATGCATGTAAAGTAATACGCGTTTATAGGAGGCCAGGTATTGCTTCACTCCTTCGTAATGCTctccagaaatattatttttgctGCATTTAAATGATACAGTAGAACTGTGAGGGTTTAGAACTTGAATACCTGTGAAGCAGCACAAAGAACAGATTCACCTGCATTCTTAAATGATGATACATCTGGCATCTATTTTCTATCCAACAGGATCACTGTAGTATCCAAAGAAACGTTTACAATATGACGCATAAGCAAATGACTGGAGATTGTTTGGATGCAGTCCCGTTTACTGTAAATGTATGCAGAAAACTCATGGAAATTAATTTAGCCTTAGGTTCAGGCTGCAGAATTTATGCCAGCAGATCTGCCTACAAGAAAAGCATAATGCCGATATGCACAACATTAGTATGTACGTATGTAATTACAGAACCTATATAACATTTATTAAAAGCTCATTTCTGTTTAGACTTTTTCATTAAATCAGAAAGAGGTTTAAATTAAACATAAAATGGTAATTTTGATTATATTTTATCTGGCTTTTCTATGATAATTTGGCTCCCAGATCAAGGGATATGGGGTATATGTGGACCAAGGTGTGATGGAGGAGAGCTTAACTGCTTCTTCACCAATGATGATCTCAGCAATGAGATTTCTGGTAAAATGGgatatttgtttcttttataggctgtaatgagcctcttgtggcgcagagtggtaaggcagcagacatgcagtctgaaagctctgcccatgaggctgggagttcaatcccagcatccagctcgaggttgactcagccttccatccttccgaggtcggtaaaatgagtacccagcttgctggggggtaaacggtaatgactggggaaggcactggcaaaccaccccgtattgagtctgccatgaaaacgctggagggcatcaccccaagggtcagacatgacttggtgcttgcacaggggatacctttacctttataggctgTAACTCTGTCTTTTCGGATTATCAGTCAAATTGCTTTGAGTGGGAAGAGGTGAACTTTTGCAGATCCCTCCCACATAAGCACCATTCTATTTCACTGTGGCATTATAAGGGGAAAGGTACAGACTGCAGACTTCCCCTTATAACTTTGTATGGAAAAGGGTTCAAGACTTACTTTTTGTTAAAACAATCTAGGAACCAATAAATCATCAAAATAGTTAATTACtgcaaatcctgatttttttttaagtcccttcAGTGGAAGGTGGGAAATGGGGGCCATGGAAGGGTAACGCAACGGAAGTATGGAGAAAACTGTTGTATGGATGCCATGTTGCCACTGCAAAAGTCTCTCATGTAAAAACAGCCTTTGTTGGTATAATCCCTCTAAAATTACTGGGAAATCTATGGATCATGTTATTCCTGTAACGTATGGCTATACGTATGCTTACTTGAAAGGCATCTTGAATTCGTATCTGTTTCAGAACCATGTTTGTTTGCTAGAGTTAAAGCTAGATGACATTCAGATTTAAAGTAGTTGTCTTGGAGCCTAATTACACATTACATTTCCTCATGTCCACCTCAGGTTCTTCCCAGTTCCACCCTAGGCACTTTGTCCTAGGTATATTATTGCtctgattattatttattgctttgatttgtatcccaccactctccatggtGGGTTATACAACAGATTAAAACCCCTATAAAATCAATCACAAGTCCCTGAAAACCCCATACAACGGCGGTATAATCCCCAATGCTCCCTAATCTACATTCAATTATCACAGGTATAAGATTTGCAGAATTACATAGCGTTGGCAATTGGTTTGTATGCACAAACCCAGTTTGGATGGGGACCACAGCACAGAAGGAACGGGGTCCCATGATTTCACTGAGGACAATCTAGGTATAAGTCATCAGTGCATGTGGTGCCCCCATTAAAGAAACAGGAGCACCTCCAGAATTTCATATCAGTAAAACAGTGAGGGGAAGGTTGAAGCCCTGCTTTCTCTCCACATGCCACAGTCCTATGGATGAATTCCACACATGCCTTGCAGTAAGTTCCCAGCACAAAACTTGCAGTACACATGACTGCATGGTTCCAGGGAAGACCAGGGCGGAGGGGGGACATGGCATCCAGTTAGCCCCTTAATTTTACATTGTAAGAAAATGCTGATCATGTCTACCCATCATGCAATCATATATTTTCGGGCACAGAGACTTCCTGATCCGAATGACACTTAATTACGTAGCTATGTCTTATATTGGATTCATGATCATCTATTATTCATTTAAGAAACATTTTAGCCTACCCTTATTCACTGATGATGAGAATTTCTTTTCTCATTCTGCCATCTGCCTAAATTGATGATTTTTCCTTAGCCACTGCATCAAGATCTGATCTGAAAAAACTGAGAGCAGTGGGTGTCTCTCATTAAGACATCTAACAATATCTTAATATATTAACGTGTTTAATCATATCCAGTAATGTAGTCATTTTGCTTCTCCCACCAAATCTTACAGATAAAGCAAGGCAGTAATGAGTTTCActaaactacaaaaaaaggaccGTCAGTACCAAGCCAAATCCGCTTCCAAAACAAACAATCAAACTTGGGAGGAAATAATGCGTTTCTCCTACTACACCTTCTAAAGTTTGAatacttttttcctttttctttttttgttttggccAAAAATCCCTCCAAAATTATTGGAAAATCTATAGAGCATATTATTCTTACAATGTATGGACGTGTGTATGCTTACTAGAAAGGCATCTTGAATTCACATCTGTATTCAGAACCATTAATGTTGTAAAATCTCATTTCTAATATTAAATAAAACCCACATGGatggtctatatcaggggtagtcaaactgcggccctccagatgtccatggactacaattcccaggagccccctgccagcattcgctggcagggggctcctgggaattgtagtccatggacatctggccgcagtttgactacccctggtctatatacTCTAGCTAGATATTTCATTGACGGTTAGTGCTACCATAGCCAAATCTGTTAAAAAGGCTAGATTCAAATGACAGCCATTTTAAAGTGGCATGAACTAATGAAAGCTGAATGAGGCCAACAGATTGGAACTTAATTCCGACAAAATGGAGATGCTGGTAACTGGTTACATGACTGATCCTTGTACATGGGATGGGTGGGGCTGCATGCCATTTTTAGGTTCACAGTTTGCCTTACGCTTTCATGGTCAGGTCCTAGCCATGCCaggaatttttttccagtttattatttaatttatatcccaccactcccatatcaTGGCTTGTCGTTAATTACAatcataaatatacattaaaattcccctaaaacaagaataaaatccccataaaatccccataaaaacccaccGAGATAGAGATACTAGCTGTGCCCTGTCATGGACAAAATATTTAACCACAGGTTCAGACACTCTGATGACCTTCAGACTTGACTAGTTATGcattctacatggggctgcctttgaaaagagCTTAGGAAGAACACAGCTAGTCAAGAACATAGCTGTCTAGTTATTAACAAGTTGGAGCCAAACAATATACCTAATTATTAACATAGCCAGATCTCAGAATACTTCAGTCCAGAGCTTGGATCCATGACCAGACAAGTCAGATATGAATctggcaaccacaacagtattaccAGGTTTGTGCTGTCGGTAAAAGGATTTCCAGGGATGTTTTCCCCAAACCCACATTACTCATAGGAGGTAAGACCTGAGAGGAGATTAGCTACCTGTCTTCCAGTTGTCGACATCTTCATGAGAGTAAAATAAAGAGCTGCAGGAATTGAAGCAGTTGGGTTATCAGGAAGTTTGGAAGGAAAGTAAAAATGAACACCCGAAGACAGAACATCCTATGCTCTATCTCCAGCATAGGCAGAAGTAAACTCTGGCTccaaagggggggtggggaagatggcGGCACAGTAAGTTTGCCTCTGTGCAATCTCCCGAACCGAACGTGGGCCAATTGTGGCTGTGGCCAGCAGAAGCAGGGGAGGAGTGTTTTCCTCCCCCTATTCTCCTTTGGAAGCCTTTTTGGGTCTACTAGAGGACTTAAACAGATCCGTGGAGGTATAATCCTCGGAATCAGTAGTCGTTCGTGCTCCGGGCCCAGTTGCCATCTCCGCAATTTTAGGACTTTCTGttctttattttttgctttttctttggcCTCTTTTAAGTTTTGGAACCTTCTGATGGACTTATTATCTTCAAAGCTCTGGATTAATTAAAATACAATCATTTCAGAACTGCATCTCTGAAACTCTGAGTTTTATTGCTCTTGCaatcccctctttctctccctctctcttccccctccacattccAACTTGTCATTTTAAAGGAACCATCCACCCAAGGTTAAATAATAAGGAGGACAGGTTGAggcttgagatggggggggggggcaagaaaaaCTTACCAGAGTACTCTGAAAGTAGATTATAAAAGGTTGTTTACTGCTTGAAGATTGCTGACTTGATAGCTGCTGGAAATAATGTGAGATCTTGGATCGTTACTTTCCGCTTCAGATCTGCACACCATAGAGTACACTATCCTAGATAAGTAGGAACTGTATCTCTCCTGCAGTCCCAGCAAGGTGCCACAAACAACACTTCATCTGACTTCATACAGACTGCAACCCAGCAAGGAGATTGAATAAAGAACAAAGGAGCTGTTCAAATACTTGTGGATTACAACAACTGTTTTTTTTGGCACTTTTGAGTCACAGGACAGGTGATAGGATTATAATATGAACttttcttctctgcttctttccTGTGGCTGGTGATGACTCTTTTTAAGAAGTGGATGTGACACAGGTACGCTTTTTAAGGAACGCAGTTTTAGGAACTCCACCAAAGACTTTAAGTAGCATGTAATAAGCTCTTGTCTAATACATTAACGaaaaaaggacggttcgaaatgagtataataacagaagaaagaacctaccctaggctataataaacaattccacaataaatgtaattaaaaatgtcttatctcttcttttaatagaacaaccaaaacagcctccagattataaccgttttaaagtgagttttcatcagtggttgtttttcaacttaatgtttgctagtgaagtccttcaataggatcagtTCTTCTTGgtagaatttaaataatatatatatggcctttggctcaTAGGTGCGGGGAAGTTTAGTTCACTTGTTGAGCTTGGGCGGATCACACTCTCAACCTAGCCtgtctcacagggttgctgtgaagataaaacaggggAGAaccatgggccatttcgcacggcttcaaaatagcacaatggttgctatttggaaacgctactaatttgccataacccacgacgtcgtagacaatctgcaacaatcctgaaaccgacccgcaaaaagcgcttcgttgtagcgctttcaggggaatccagaaaagtggattcaccctccggatagcgatacactcctgcaaccaatctgcaacagtagcgctaaagacctgtgcgttaccattgttgctggttcttcaaagtccctccccctggctctctcctccaaacttccggcgaagcgatcgccatttttttttctccaagcgagcggggataaacgcaccagcgagcctctttctgtttagaggcttccctggcttcagtccttcacctttagtcactaagcacaaaccacataaaagcccgtttgctgaaataaagtccctttattttttacacataaattcagccgaaaatcgggcccgtgagaggggggggggattttttttttatcactcgaggcagcgtgcaaacgatcatacaatcaaacgacagctcacattaggcagctggatgggtctctccgtagcaacgaatctacctagattcgttgctatgggtcgttttttttttttttaaacctttcttaaagggaaaggggctgtttgggagcatgctaacggctgcccattggctgcttgacggccaggggcgggacgagcttggcaatagcgcttcctttctagcgatttctgccgagaccggaagcctgtgggaaacgctaaaaaacgcaactgattccactacaaaggcaggtatccataacgacgaattccactattttaaatggcgatttttcattccgcaaacaatttgcaacaaagatccccgtgcgaaaaggccccatgTCTGCTCCTCTGAGGTAGTTGGAGGGAAAGAACTATCAAGGTTATCACAAAGGGAAGCCAATTTCAATATCCTGGTTAACACAGACGTTTGATTAGTTTTAATCACACTTAAAGCTATTGGGCATATCCACATAGCGTTATTGCATCAGTTTGGGCTCCGAACTGCTCGGCAACCTCCCTCAGAAAACACAACTGAGGAAAAAGATCAGAATTGAGGGACACGTGTAAGGAAAGAAACTGGGGTGGCAGCTGAAAAACTGCGAAGGGAGGGAAGATATGTGGAAGCTCAGTGCAGTTCTGCTGCTATCTGATCAACAGCTAAGAAAACACAGAACAAGGGTTCTTGTGCAGAGAAGCCCATTGTTGACAAGCAGACACAgttaaaggagaaggagaaagcaagACAATTTTGTGCATATGAGGCAAGAAATGAGTGCAGGGTGTGTTGACCCTGCATCTTACCTTGGTTTAGGAGTCAGAGAGTTACACACACATTCCTTAATAGAACACAGGGCACAGGGACGAATGTTACTGCAATGTCACAGAACAAAAATACTGTAACAGTGTTCAAGCAGCACTGTGAGCAGAACCATCTTACAGGGGGCTTGCTGTTATAATAAtgtgctaagggctaagtgggtggagaatggGCGTGGCCtatctgaggcagggcccaaaaGGGAAGCTGGCACGGATGCaccgccagtgggggggggagttccattCCCTTTGCGGGCCCAAGGGAAGCTGGCACAGACGGTGGGAATTTCCAAAGGGAAGCTAGCACGGCCACagcgctggtggggggggggggcaggaatttcccttccctttggttCGCACCCTCAcaggccctcctgcctgccacccctttcaaagcccatttttaaaatgggcttggaTACTAGTCTGTCAATATTTGTACAAAAAGGGTCTGCACCCAGTAAATCAAGATGGCCGTCAACAGATTCTATAAGACAGTAGAAAAAACTGTCTTTCTACTCATATCAGaaacctgcccccaccccaccccatggttAAGGACAACAGGAGAAGAAGATCCAAGTAAACCGTTACTCTCTACTCTGTTTTTACATCCTGAAACTGGGGAACGTTATTTTagaattttttcattttttaaaggtacAAAATCCATTCTTGGCCGCAATAGACAGTTTCACTTCAGGGGTATCATCGGGCAGTGAAAAGATATGGCATCTTTTCCAAATATACTAAAGGTGCTGAATTTGGGAACAAATACTACCAAAatgagaaaaaggaggatctaaCGCTTTCCCCAGACTCTTCCCTTAACGTGCTAAAGATAGACAGAGGGAACAATCCTATGCAGGTCTTCTCAGGAGTAAGTCTCATGTTaaaaagttcagtggggcttactgccAGGAACGTgtccttagga is a genomic window of Paroedura picta isolate Pp20150507F chromosome 8, Ppicta_v3.0, whole genome shotgun sequence containing:
- the ARL14 gene encoding ADP-ribosylation factor-like protein 14 isoform X3, whose amino-acid sequence is MGLPSSKHSKARQAQILMLGLDSAGKSTLLYKMKFNEVFLTMPTVGFNVEMIETGGSVALTVWDVGGQHKMRTVWSDYLENADSLVYVVDSTDRQRLDESKRELELILKNETVKNVPVILLANKQDLPGALDAEEITRKFNMKKHCPDRNWITVVSKETFTI
- the ARL14 gene encoding ADP-ribosylation factor-like protein 14 isoform X1, with the protein product MGLPSSKHSKARQAQILMLGLDSAGKSTLLYKMKFNEVFLTMPTVGFNVEMIETGGSVALTVWDVGGQHKMRTVWSDYLENADSLVYVVDSTDRQRLDESKRELELILKNETVKNVPVILLANKQDLPGALDAEEITRKFNMKKHCPDRNWYVQPCCALTGEGLSEALRKLTSFAKSCVKSKQEAFKIFKPD
- the ARL14 gene encoding ADP-ribosylation factor-like protein 14 isoform X2; this encodes MGLPSSKHSKARQAQILMLGLDSAGKSTLLYKMKFNEVFLTMPTVGFNVEMIETGGSVALTVWDVGGQHKMRTVWSDYLENADSLVYVVDSTDRQRLDESKRELELILKNETVKNVPVILLANKQDLPGALDAEEITRKFNMKKHCPDRNCPSKVPQTTLHLTSYRLQPSKEIE